A single Danio rerio strain Tuebingen ecotype United States chromosome 17, GRCz12tu, whole genome shotgun sequence DNA region contains:
- the kbtbd11 gene encoding kelch repeat and BTB domain-containing protein 11: MNNSLQDRSMFTVQADVIFHAANPESPEPQIPTEGNNNNVSAIGKTGIPSMEILQGLQGTWDTSEAGDLTDNRSLGHYGTVIGAEYAQDAVSSDSGFQEHIQTLDISLRNTGEASSQKNIREDTNGTKVACSLAPSLCFRPENKEKTDKLSNVLRDSEVVRSQFDIKNVSSTSENRNHSYSGTQETRSLERTLGSFINSSEGANQTSYRTSFGQTGMEGLKQSGSAAREALSAKEEPNLVIEVGGQKIQAHKSVLAEKSDYFKARLSRDILKVKGMSYKTLSVLVDYVYSSQMNVSKDNIVDVITGAKILQMPCAVQAAIDTISTQITPENCYEILTIAKKQRLNELKETAYRFMSDNFLQVLKDPAVYGRLTGSERDLILRKRMESRKCLMVAEINDVFERVGSRPPSRNSSRPQSPLSITSFEDNHMIYYYNKSSKDWHTLTVMPDDINTKGCGICTMYNYLFVAGGIRGTGEKSKVSDRVYCYNPVTDRWSEVRPMNQARSQLKLVSMDGTLYAIGGECLFTVEKYDPRMDRWTAVAPLPKGAFAVAHEATTCNGELYVSGGSLFYRLLKYDPKRDEWQECPYNNSRKKSTDMVALKSFIYRFDVNREQGISVFKYNTIVKMWHDCASQQQGCTLPFRCAVIDNCIFCVNKTQTLEFVVEDDGGRFKDEILKAPVEAKGILFPFILSLPDRGGRIA; the protein is encoded by the coding sequence ATGAACAACTCTCTGCAAGACAGAAGCATGTTCACTGTTCAAGCAGATGTTATATTTCACGCCGCAAACCCAGAATCTCCAGAACCCCAGATCCCTACTGAAGGGAACAACAACAATGTCTCAGCTATTGGGAAAACTGGCATCCCCAGCATGGAAATACTGCAGGGTCTCCAGGGAACATGGGATACGTCAGAAGCGGGAGATCTGACTGACAATAGAAGTTTGGGACACTATGGTACTGTAATAGGTGCAGAATATGCACAAGATGCTGTCTCTAGTGACAGTGGATTTCAAGAGCACATTCAGACTCTGGACATCAGTTTAAGAAATACGGGTGAAGCTTCAAGTCAAAAGAACATTAGAGAAGACACAAACGGAACAAAGGTTGCTTGCAGTTTAGCACCCTCGCTATGCTTCAGGCCAGAAAACAAGGAGAAAACTGACAAACTGTCCAATGTCCTGAGAGACAGTGAGGTTGTTCGGAGTCAGTTTGACATTAAAAATGTCTCTTCCACATCAGAGAACAGAAATCATTCCTACTCAGGCACCCAGGAAACGAGGTCACTTGAGAGAACCTTAGGAAGCTTTATAAATTCCTCTGAAGGAGCCAATCAGACCAGCTACAGAACGTCATTTGGACAGACCGGGATGGAAGGGCTGAAGCAAAGTGGATCTGCAGCAAGAGAAGCTCTCTCTGCAAAAGAGGAGCCAAATTTAGTCATAGAGGTGGGCGGACAGAAAATACAAGCACACAAATCAGTATTAGCTGAGAAGAGCGATTATTTTAAGGCCAGGCTTTCTCGAGACATCCTCAAAGTAAAAGGAATGAGCTACAAGACCTTATCAGTGCTTGTAGATTATGTTTACTCTTCGCAGATGAATGTTAGCAAAGACAATATCGTTGATGTTATCACAGGGGCGAAGATCCTGCAGATGCCCTGTGCGGTGCAGGCTGCTATTGATACCATTTCCACACAGATCACACCTGAGAACTGCTACGAAATCCTAACGATCGCTAAAAAGCAACGATTAAATGAACTGAAAGAAACCGCCTATCGATTCATGAGTGACAACTTTCTGCAGGTTCTGAAAGATCCAGCTGTCTATGGACGCCTCACGGGTTCAGAGAGAGACCTCATCCTGCGCAAACGGATGGAAAGCCGCAAGTGTCTGATGGTGGCAGAAATTAATGACGTGTTTGAGCGTGTAGGAAGCCGACCGCCCAGCAGAAACAGCAGCCGTCCCCAGAGTCCCCTCTCCATCACCTCTTTTGAGGACAATCACATGATCTACTACTACAACAAGAGCAGTAAGGACTGGCACACTTTGACTGTCATGCCTGATGACATCAACACCAAGGGCTGTGGGATCTGCACTATGTACAACTACTTGTTTGTGGCCGGTGGGATCAGGGGGACTGGGGAGAAAAGCAAAGTCTCAGACAGGGTTTACTGCTATAATCCTGTCACAGACCGCTGGAGTGAAGTTAGACCCATGAACCAAGCCCGATCACAACTCAAACTCGTCTCCATGGATGGGACCCTGTACGCCATTGGCGGTGAATGTCTTTTCACAGTGGAGAAGTACGACCCTCGAATGGACCGCTGGACGGCGGTGGCTCCTCTACCTAAAGGAGCATTCGCTGTGGCTCACGAAGCCACTACATGTAACGGCGAGCTGTATGTCTCTGGAGGATCTCTGTTCTATCGGTTGCTAAAATATGACCCTAAGAGGGACGAATGGCAGGAGTGTCCGTATAACAACAGCAGGAAAAAATCCACAGACATGGTGGCTCTCAAGAGCTTCATTTACAGATTTGATGTTAATCGAGAGCAGGGGATCAGCGTCTTTAAATACAACACCATTGTGAAGATGTGGCATGACTGTGCCTCCCAGCAGCAGGGCTGCACTCTGCCATTTCGATGTGCCGTTATTGATAACTGCATCTTCTGTGTAAATAAGACTCAGACTCTTGAGTTTGTTGTAGAAGACGATGGAGGTCGATTCAAAGATGAGATTCTGAAAGCACCTGTGGAGGCCAAAGGGATCTTATTCCCATTCATTCTCAGCTTGCCGGACAGAGGTGGGAGAATTGCATGA